The Bubalus bubalis isolate 160015118507 breed Murrah chromosome 1, NDDB_SH_1, whole genome shotgun sequence genome includes a region encoding these proteins:
- the SERP1 gene encoding stress-associated endoplasmic reticulum protein 1: MVAKQRIRMANEKHSKNITQRGNVAKTSRNAPEEKASVGPWLLALFIFVVCGSAIFQIIQSIRMGM, encoded by the exons ATGGTTGCCAAGCAGCGGATCCGTATGGCCAACGAGAAGCACAGCAAGAATATCACCCAGCGCGGCAACGTCGCCAAGACCTCG AGAAATGCTCCTGAAGAGAAGGCGTCTGTAGGACCCTGGTTATTGGCtctcttcatttttgttgtttgtggTTCTG CAATTTTCCAGATTATTCAAAGTATCAGGATGGGCATGTGA